The region TTCTCTGCCGAAGTGTATGTTCTGAGCAAGGAAGAAGGCGGCCGTCACACACCTTTCTTCTCCGGCTATCGTCCTCAGTTCTATTTCCGTACGACAGACATCACCGGTGTGGTGACTCTGGACGAAGGCGTAGAAATGATCATGCCTGGTGACAACACGACTTTCCATGTGCATCTGATCAACCCGATCGCCATGGAAAAGGGTCTTCGCTTCGCTATCCGCGAAGGTGGACGTACCGTTGGCGCTGGTGTTGTTTCCGAAATTGTGGAGTAATGAGGCAAGGTCATCATGAACAGTGACAAAATTCGCATAAAATTGAGAGCGTACGACTACCGCATTCTGGATAAGGCTGTAGCCGAGATTGTCGATTCCGCACGTAATACCGGTGCATCTATTGCCGGTCCCATTCCGTTGCCGACCCGTATTCACAAGCAGACGGTTCAGAAGTCTGTGCATGTGGACAAGAAATCTCGGGAACAGTTTGAAATGCGTGTACACAAACGCCTTTTGGACATTCTTGAACCCACCCAACAGACGGTTGATGCTCTGGGTAAGCTGAATCTTCCCGCTGGCGTTGATGTAGAAATCAAGCTGTAGGGATAACGAGAGGCTATCATGAAAAAGACTTTGGGAATCGTTGGGCGCAAAATCGGTATGACCAGAATCTATGGTGCTGACGGAAACGTCATCCCCGTAACGGTCATTCAGGCCGGTCCTTGCCCAGTTATTGAAAAAAAGGTCAGCGAAAAAGACGGTTACACCGCTTTACAGGTTGGTTTTGAAGAAGTGGCAGCACATCGACTGACCAAACCCGAGCAGGGCCATCAGCAAAAGGCAAATTGTGGCTTTTACAAAATGCTGAAGGAAATCCGTCTTGGCAGCGTTGATGAATATGAAGTCGGTCAGAAACTGACCGTTGAAATGTTCACTCCCGGCGAAAAAATTCGCGTTACCGGTACCTCCAAGGGCCGCGGATTCGCAGGCGTCATCCGTCGTTGGAATTTCGGCGGAGCTCCTGCATCACACGGACACGAACAGGTCCACAGAAAGCCCGGCTCGATCGGCCAGTGCGCATGGCCGAGCAAGGTTTTCAAGGGAAAGAAAATGCCGGGTCAGCTTGGAAACAAGACCGCCACGATGCTCAATCTTGAGATTGTGGACGTCCGCCCGGAAGACAATGTCGTGCTTGTACGCGGCCAAGTTCCAGGACCCAAGCAGGGGATCGTCGTCCTCAGCAAGATGAAGTAAAGGGGTATAGATAATGGCAAACGCGAAAGTATACGATCAAAACAGGATGGAAGTCGGCGAGATTTCCCTGGCCGATGACATCTTCCAGGTTGAAGTAAGACCCGAAGTGCTTCACCTGGCTGTGAAATCTCATTTGGCGAAGCTTCGCTCCGGAACCGTAGGTGTCAAAACCCGCGGTCTCGTCAGGGGCGGTGGCAAGAAACCGTGGCGCCAGAAGGGCACCGGTCGGGCTCGTGCCGGATCCAGCCGTTCCCCTCTTTGGAGAAGTGGCGCTGTGATCCACGGACCTCAGGCCCGTGACTACAGTTTCAAGATCAACAAGCAGATCCGCAAGCTTGCTCTGAAGATGGCCATCTCCTCGCGGTTTACCTCCGAGAACATGCTTGTCGTCAACAAGCTCCAGTTCGATGAGATCAAAACCAAGAACTTCGTGGCCTGCAAGGATACCCTCGGGTTGAAAAAAGCCTTGATTGTTGTTGCTGAAAAAGATACCAACCTTGCTCTTTCGGCCAGGAACGTTCCTGGTATTCTCGTGTTGGATCCGCAGTCGATCAATGTTTACGAAATCCTCAAGTATCCCCAGATGGTCCTGGACCAGGGTGCTGTTTTGGCCCTGCAGGAGAGGTTGAAATAATGGAAAGCACGCAAGTATTACTCAGGCCGTTGATTTCTGAAAAATCCACGGGCCTTAAGGAACTTGGGAATCAAGTTGCTTTTTTTGTTCATTCTGCCGCGAACAAAATCGACGTGCAGCGTGCAGTTGAGAACGTATTCAACGTTAAAGTCACCGCTGTGAACATTGTCAATTACCGTCCGCGCACGAGAAAGAAGTTCGGTCGCGTGGTAGGCAAGATCAGCGGATACAAGAAAGCGTACGTATCTCTTGCCGCCGGCGAAAAGATTGATTTCTTTGAAGGGGTGTAATCATGGCAATTCGAAAGCTTAAACCCACATCTGCCGGACGCAGGTCGCAAACTGTTCTCACGTTTGATGAGATCACTTGTACAACCCCTGAGAAGTCCCTGACCAAGGGTTTGAATAAAAAAAGCGGTCGTAACAATAACGGCCGTGTAACCATGCGCCGCCGCGGCGGTGGAAACAAGTCTTTGTATCGCCTGATTGATTTTAAGCGTAACAAGATCGATGTTCCGGCCAAGGTAGCCACTATTGAGTACGACCCGAACAGAAGTGCGCGAATCGCTCTGCTGCATTACGCTGACGGCGACAAGCGTTACATAATCTGTCCGCTTGGACTTAATGTAGGCGATCAGATCCTTGCCGGCGACAAGGCCGATATCAAGCCCGGCAATGCCTTGGCGCTGGCCCGCATTCCCCTTGGCACCCTTGTGCATAACATTGAGCTGTACCCCGGACGTGGCGGCCAGTTGGCCCGCTCTGCCGGAGCATACGCCCAGGTTATCGCCAAGGAAGACAAGTACGCTCTGCTCAGATTGCCTTCCGGCGAAGTTCGTAAGGTGTTGGCCGTCAACATCGCAACTGTCGGTCAGGTTGGCAATATCGAGCATGAGAATGTCTCCATCGGCAAAGCAGGACGTAATCGTTGGCTCGGCAAGCGCCCCAAGGTTCGTGGCGTAGCGATGAACCCCGTCGATCACCCGTTGGGTGGTGGCGAGGGCAGAAGTTCTGGCGGACGTCATCCCGTTACCCCGTGGGGTAAACCCACCAAGGGATATAAGACTCGTTCACCGAAGAAGCCTTCGTCCAAGTTAATCGTAAAACGCCGTGGAAGTAAGTAGGAGTTTCTATGCCTAGGTCTCTGAAAAAAGGCCCTTTCGTGGATGGCCATCTGCTTAACAAGGTGGAAAAATCCCACACTGATAGAAGCCGTCAGGTGATCAAGACTTGGTCTCGCCGGTCTACGATTTTACCAGAGATGGTCGGACTTACCTTTGCAGTTCATAATGGAAAGAAATTTATCCCGGTGTTTGTCTCCGAGAATATGGTCGGACACAAACTTGGTGAATTTGCACCCACCAGGACTTATTTTGGCCACGCTGCTGATAAGAAGAAGAAATAGACAGGAAGTTTCAAATGGAAACAAGATCAGTTGCCAAGTTTATACGCGTTTCCCCGCAGAAAGCCAGGTTGGTCGCACGTAACGTGACCGGTAAACACGTGGAAGATGCGTTGAATGTCCTGAAATTCACCCCCAAGAAAGCTGCCCGTCTGATTGAGAAGGTTCTGACGACTGCAATTGCCAACGCTGAACACAATTCCAAGCTCAACGTCGACAACCTCTATGTGAAGGAAGTTCGCATAGATGGCGGCCCGAGCTGGAAGCGGATTCAATCGAGGGCAATGGGCCGGGCTTACAGAATTATCAAGCGCAGCAGCCACATCACTGTGGTTGTCGATGAACTCTAGGAGGGCAGTGCTTTGGGTCATAAAGTTCATCCTTACGGATTCCGTTTGGGATACAATAAAAACTGGAAGTCCCGTTGGTTCAGCGACAAGAAATATGCTGAGTATGTTTTCGAAGACAGTAAGCTTCGGAAATATGTAAAGGAAAAGCTGTTTCACGCCGGTATTTCCAAGATTGAAATCGAGAGAGCTGCCGACAAGGTTCGTCTGATACTTTTCACTGCACGCCCCGGTATTGTTATCGGACGAAAGGGCGTTGAAATTGAAAAGTTGCGGGCTGAACTCAAAAGCAAGTTCGCTCGTGAGTTTGTGATAGAGGTCAACGAAATCCGCCGCCCGGAAACAGATGCACAGCTCGTTGCGGAATCCATTGCGCAGCAGCTTGAGCGTCGGGTAGCTTTTCGTCGTGCCATCAAGAAGACACTGGGCATGGCCCAGAAGTTCGGCGCACTCGGGATCAAGGTCCAGTGTGGCGGCCGTCTTGGTGGAGCGGAAATCGCTCGTACGGAATGGGCGAGAGAGGGTCGTGTGCCTTTGCATACCTTACGTGCCGACATCGATTACGGTGTTGCACTTGCCAAGACCACTTATGGGATCATTGGCGTAAAGGTATGGGTGTTCAAGGGTGAGATCCTGAGCGAGGTAGATAGCTGATGCTGAGTCCTAAAAAGGTCAAATTTCGGAAGCAGCAGAAGGGTCGTATTCGCGGTCTTGCAGGACGCGCGACCACGGTTGCTTTTGGTGAAATCGGTTTGAAGGCTATGGAATGCGGAAAACTCACGAGTCAGCAAATTGAAGCCGCCCGTATCGCGATGATGCGACACATTAAAAGAGGCGGTAAGGTTTTCATTCGTATTTTTCCCGACAAGACGATCACGGCCAAACCCTTGGAAGTTCGTCAAGGTAAAGGTAAGGGCTCGCCAGTCGGTTGGTGCGCACCAGTTCAGAGAGGCCGCATCCTTTATGAAATCAAGGGTGTCGACTTCGAACTGGCTAAAGAAGCATTGCAGAGAGCTGCCTACAAGCTGCCTATAAAGACTACCATAGTCGAAAAGGAGTAAGACAGGATGAATGCTCAACAATTACGGGAATTGGGTCCTGAGAAGCTCCAGGTTAAACTTGGTGAATTTCGTAAGGAATTGATGAATCTTCGTTTTCAGCATGCAACCGCGCAGCTTGAAAATAGTCAGAGAATACCGCTTGTTAAGAAATCCATAGCTCGGATTTTGACGATTTTGAAAGCGAAGGACATGGAGACAGGTGATGAGTAACAGCGGAAAGACATCAAACAAGAGAACTCTTGTTGGCTTCGTAGTGAGCGATAAGAACGACAAGACCATTGTCGTGCGTGTCGAAACACTGGTCAAACATCCTGTTCTTAAAAAATATATCCGCCGCAGAAAGAAATTCATGGCTCATGACCCCAACAATGAATGTCACATTGGGGATAAAGTTCAGATCGTCGAGTCCCGTCCTTTGAGTGCGCGGAAGAATTGGCATCTGATGAAAATCATTGAAAGAGCTTTGTAGGGGATTGTAAAATGATTCAAATGCAGACGACTTTGGATGTCGCAGACAATTCCGGAGCCAAGAAGGTTGCCTGCATCAAGGTGCTAGGCGGAAGCAAGAGGCGTTACGCTCGTGTTGGGGACATCATCATGGTGTCCGTCAAAGAAGCGATTCCTCATGGAAAAGTCAAAAAGGGCGATGTTCTCCAGGCAGTAGTTGTAAGAACAACAAAAGAGATCGGCCGACCCGATGGTACTTTTATCCGTTTCGACAATAATTCAGCAGTTATGTTGAATAAGAACCTTGAGCCGATGGGCACTCGTATTTTTGGGCCTGTTGCACGTGAATTGCGGGCAAAGAACTTTATGAAGATTGTATCTTTAGCCCCAGAGGTGTTGTAATCTATGTCTACTCATGTCTGGAAAATTCACAAAGATGACAATGTGATGATTCTTGTCGGAAAAGACAAAGGTAAGATCGGCAAGGTTGTCAAAATTCTTCGCAGCAAAAAACAGGTTATTGTCGAGAAGGCTAATATGGTGAAAAAACACACCAAGCCTAATCCTTATAACAACCAGCCTGGCGGAATCGTTGAGAAGGAAATGCCTGTTGACGTTTCTAACGTTCAGTTGGTGTGCAACGCTTGCTCAAAGCCGACAAGAGTTGGTTATAAGTTTACTGACGATAACAAGAAAGTTCGTTATTGCAAAAAATGCAATGAAACGATCAGTTAAGGTGCAGCAATGAGTAGTCTCATAAAGATCTACAAAGATAAAGTCGCTCCTGAACTCTCGAAGGAATTCAACTACACGTCAGTGATGCAGATTCCTTCGATTAAATGTGTCTCATTGAATATGGGACTGGGTGAAGGTAGCCAGAATAACAAAATCATACAGGATTCTGTACGCGATTTGTCTCTGATTGCTGGTCAGCGGGCCGTTGTAACACGGGCAAAGAAATCCATCGCTGCGTTCAAGCTGCGTGAGGGAATGCCTGTAGGCTGCCGGGTATCGCTTCGAGGAGACAGAATGTGGGCTTTTCTGGAGAAGCTTTTGACCATTGCGCTTCCCAGAGTCCGCGACTTCCGGGGAGTACCGGACAGAGGTTTTGATGGCCGCGGAAATTATACCCTTGGCATTAAGGAACATACTATCTTTCCCGAAATCGAGATTGATAGGATCGAAAAAGCAGTGGGTATGAATATTTCTGTTATAACTACTGCCCAGACTGACAAAGAAGGCAAGATGCTTTTGAAGCTTCTTGGAATGCCCTTCAAGAAGTAAGGAGGAGTGTAACTTGACTCGTACATCTTTGATGGTCAAGGCTCAGCGGAAGCCCAAATTTTCCACACGCCAGTATAACAGATGTCCCATTTGCGGTCGGCCCAGAGCCTTCATGCGCAAGTTCGGCATTTGCAGAATCTGCTTCAGGAATATGGCCCTTGCCGGTGAACTGCCTGGCGTAAGAAAATCTAGCTGGTAAATGAGGTACGCTCATGTCTGTCATAGATCCTATTGCAGATTTATTGACTCGAATTCGTAATGCATACAAAGCTATGCATTCAACTGTTTCTATTACTCCCAGCCGCACCCGCGAGGCGCTGCTCAAAATATTGAACGAAGAGGGCTATATCAATGGATATGCCCTTGAGAATGATGCCTTATTGGTTAATTTGAAATACCATGAAAATAAGGCTGTCGTTGCCGGCTTGAAGAGAATCAGCAAGCCGGGTCGTCGTATTTATGTGGGTGCAAAGAGCATTCCTTCGGTGCAAAATGGTCTTGGAATTTGCATTTTGTCCACCTCCAAGGGTGTGCTCGAGGGAAAACAGGCTGCCGAAATCGGCGTTGGCGGCGAACTTCTTTGTGAGATTTGGTAGGAGATCGCTATGTCTCGAGTAGGAAAAATGCCGATCAGCATCCCTGGTGGTGTTGATCTCAAAATCGCGGAAAGCGGGATTGAAGTGAAAGGACCCAAGGGGGTTCTTACTCTTGCCAATCATCCTGCCATCGCAGTCAGTGTCGACAATAATACGGTTTCCGTTAATCCTGTTGACGACAGCCGGATCGCTCGCCAGCAGCATGGCTTGCGGAGAACACTGCTTGCCAATGCCGTGACCGGCGTCACCAGCGGATTCGAGAAGACTCTCGAAGTCATTGGCGTTGGTTACAAGGTTAACGTTCAGGGCAATACCGTAGTGCTGAATGTCGGCTTTTCTCATCCGGTCAACTTTGCGTTGCCCGCCGGAATTCAGGCCAAGGCCGAAGGCAGCAAGCTTACCATCTCCGGATGTGACAAGCAGGCTGTCGGCGAAGTCGCGGCTCAGATTCGCCGGGTTCGTCCGCCTGAGCCCTATAAGGGCAAGGGTATCAAATATACTGATGAGACTATCCGTCGCAAGGCCGGCAAATCCGGTGGCAAGAAATAGGATAAGCTATGAAATTATCAAGAGATGAAGCCCGTAAAAAACGCAAAATGCGGATTCGTAAAAAGATCAACGGTACGCCTGATAGGCCTAGACTTGTTGTTTTTCGCTCCAGCAAGCATATTTACGCGCAGATAATTGACGACTTGGCTGGCGCAACATTGGCATCCGCTTCAACACTGAGCCTCGAAGGCGACAATATTCGTCTGACTGTCGAGAATGCCAAGCTGGTAGGAAAGAAGGTTGCCGAAGAAGCGATCAAGAAGAGCATCACTTCCGTGGTCTTTGATCGCAACGGCTTCGTATACCATGGCCGGATCAAAGCCGTTGCCGATGGAGCCCGAGAAGGCGGCTTAAATTTTTAATCGAGGACATCCATGCAACAAAACGAATTTGAACTCATTGAGAAAATTGTCTATCTCAATCGCGTCGCCAAAGTTGTCAAGGGTGGCCGTCGATTCAGCTTCAGCGCATTAGTCGTTGTCGGTGACGGAAAGGGAACGGTTGGGTTTGGCCTTGGTAAGGCCAACCAGGTTCCCGATGCCATCAAGAAGGCCACCGACAGGGCTCGCAAGGATATGCAGAAGGTTGAACTTCTCGATGGTACCATCCCTTACGAAGTATTGGGGAATTTTGGCGCAGGTCACGTGATGCTCAAACCTGCCTCGGCAGGTACCGGGATCATTGCCGGCGGGCCCGTCCGTGCCGTCATGGAAGCCGCTGGCGTTCATGACATCCTGACCAAGGCCATTGGAACGAACAATCCTCACAATGTGCTTCGCGCTACATTCGCCGGACTTCGCTCCCTGCGCAGCGCCGAACTCGTCGGACGGATGAGAGGCAAAACTCTCACCATCAAGAGAAAATAGGTGAAGTTATGATTAAGATCAAACTGACTAAGAGCCTCATCACCCAGAGCCCTGTGCAGAAAAGAACTGTAAAGGCTCTTGGTTTTACCAAGCTCAACCAGGTCCGCACTCTTCCCGACAATGAATGTGTTCGAGGGATGATCAATAAAGTCAAGCATCTTGTAGAGGTTATTCAATAATGAACCTGCATGAATTGTATCCATATCCCGAGGAACGCGCCAAGGTGAAAAGATTGGGCCGCGGCACTGCTTCGGGCCAGGGCGGAACTTCAGGCAAAGGTCACAAGGGTCAGAATGCCCGCACTGGTGGCGGTGTACGCGCAGGGTTTGAAGGCGGCCAGATGCCCCTTTATCGCAGACTGCCGAAGCGCGGCTTCAAGAACCCTTTTCGCGTCAGCTACCAGACCCTCAATCTCTCGACCGTTTATTCCGCCTTTGCAGATAAGGCCGAAGTGCTGATCGAAGATTTGTATCTGTCCGGTCTTGTTGATCGCGATCAGCCGATCAAGATTCTTGGCGACGGTGAAGCTGTCAAGGCGCTCAAGATCACTGCTCACAAGTTCAGCAAGCAGGCTGTGGAAAAAATCACTGCAGCAGGTGGCGAAGCCATTTCGATCGAAGGATAGTAATGTGAGTATATCCAAAGGCGCAAACACGGGTATGTCAGAGCTGAAAAGCAAGTTTTTATGGACTTTTCTCCTGTTGGCTGTTTTCCGAGTAGGTGTTCATCTGCCGATACCAGGTGTTGACGGGAATGCTCTAGCAGATTTTTTTGCCAACGCACAAAATACCCTTTTTGGGCTGTTCGATATGTTTTCGGGCGGCGGCTTGATGAATCTGTCCATATTTGCACTTGGGATTATGCCTTACATCTCCGCTTCGATTATCCTGCAGCTTTTGACCGTGGTCAGCCCTGAACTCAAAAGGCTGAGCAAGGAAGAAGGCGCTGCGGGAAAGAAGAAAATTACCCAGTATACGCGATATGGAACGGTGTTGATATCCGTGATTCAGGGTCTTGGAATCTCCATTGGTGTTGAAACGATGACAAGCCCCACTGGGGCTTCCATTGTTTACATGCCGGGATGGGGATTTCGGTTCATCACCGTTCTGACTCTTACCGCAGGCACTGTGTTCATCATGTGGCTGGGGGAAAAAATCACGGAGAAGGGGATCGGCAACGGTATCAGCCTGATCATCTGCGCTGGTATCATCTCCGGTCTGCCCAGCGGTATCGGGAAGTCCTACCGGCTTTTCACGGCCGGTGACGTCTCCCTTTTTACGGTACTGCTGGTTGTCGTTGTCATGGCTGGGGTTCTGGTAGGCATCACCTTCATGGAGCGTGCGCAGCGCAGGATTCCCATCCATTACGCCAAACGAATGGTCGGACGGAAAATGTATGGAGGGCAGACGAGTCATCTGCCGTTGCGGATAAATACGGCTGGAGTCATCCCGCCCATTTTCGCATCTTCGATCCTGATGTTTCCCGCGACGATAGCCAACTTTTCAAATGTTGAAATATTGAACAAGATGTCTGATTATTTCAGGCCAGATTCAATCATTTACAATATTTGTTTCGTTGCATTCATCGTATTTTTCTGCTTTTTTTATACGGCGATTGTTTTTGATCCCAAGGAAATTTCCGAAAATCTAAAGAAACAAGGGGCTTTTGTCCCTGGCATTCGCCCTGGGTTCAAGACGAACGAGTATATCGACAAGGTTTTGACCCGTTTGACTTTATGGGGCGCTTTGTATATCTCGCTCGTCTGTGTTTTGCCCATGGTCCTTATGAAGCAGTTCAATGTCCCCTTTTATTACGGTGGAACATCCTTGCTGATCGTTGTCGGTGTGGCCATGGACACCATGTCCCAGGTGCAGTCGCATCTCATTTCGGGACGATATGACGGCCTGCTTGCCAAGGCAAAAATCAAGGGCAGGCAAGGTTGAAAAAACATAGGGGCATTTTCCTGAAAAATACGCAGGAAATTGCCGTCATGCGAGAAGCCAACCGGATAGCGGCCAACGTTCTCGATGAAGTTGGCTGCTTGGTTGCCCCCGGAGTAACGACCTGGGAATTGGAAGAAAAAGCTATAGAGCTGTGCGCTGCTTTTGATGTTATTCCAGCATTCAAGGGCTATCTGGGATTCCCATATGCCCTTTGCTGCTCCGTCAACGAAGAGATCGTGCATGGATTTCCGTCCAAGCGAGAACTTCTTGAGGGTGACATAGTATCCATTGATTTTGGCGTTAAGTTTCAGGGTTTTTACGGAGATACCGCAAGGACCTTTCCTGTAGGAAGCATCAGTGAGGGCGCGGCCCATTTACTGGAAGTCACCTTGGATTCCCTCAAATTGGGAATCGAGCAGGCCGTTCCGGGAAATGACCTTTACGATGTTTCACGGGCTGTACAGGAACGGGTTGAGGCTCAAGGGTTTTCCGTTATAAAGCGATTTGTTGGTCATGGAATCGGCAGGATGCTTCATGAGAAGCCAGAAGTCCCCAATTTCGTGCCCAAGAATAGCTCAAGATTGCCTTTGAAGCCGGGAATGGTGATTGCCATTGAGCCAATGGTTGCAATTGGTACCGACCAAGTCGAAATCCTCTCCGACGGTTGGACCGCAGTAACCAAAGATCGAAGCCTATCTGCTCATTTTGAACATTCGGTGGCCATCACCAAGGACGGACCATTTATTCTCAGCCAAATGTAAATTGGCTTGAGTTTCAATTGAAAATCTTCGGGGGATTCAATGAAAGTTAGACCTTCAGTTCGCAAAATTTGTCCCAAATGCAAAGTTATCAAGCGCAAAGGCGTGCTTAGAGTGATTTGTGACAATACGCGGCATAAACAAAGACAGGGTTAAGGATAGGGGGATATTGTGGCAAGATTAGTTGGTGTAGATTTGCCGAGAAACAAAAGGCTAGATATTGCATTGACATATATTTATGGCATCGGCCGAGCTACAGCTCTTAAAATCCTTGATGCTACAGGTATTGATTGGACTAAAAACAGTGACGATCTCACTAGTGATGATATCAACACGCTTCGTAAAGAATTGGAAACCAGTCATAAGGTCGAAGGCGATTTGCGCCGTGAGATCGTGGCCAATATCAAGCGTCTTATGGATATCGGTTGCTACAGAGGTTTGAGACATAGGCGCGGCTTGCCATGTCGTGGTCAGCGCACGCATACCAATGCGCGCACTCGTAAGGGCCCACGCAGAGCCATTGTTGGTAAGAAGAAAAAGTAACTGGGTGGAGACAGACAAATGGCAAGACCGCAGAGAGTAATAAAGAAAAAGGAAAAGAGAAATATCCCTACGGGTATTGCTCATGTGAACAGCACCTTCAATAATACGATTATTACCTTCACTGATCCGACGGGTAACGTAATCAGCTGGGCGAGTTCCGGCGCTTCCGGTTTCAAGGGTTCCCGCAAGAACACCCCTTTCGCTGCCCAGAAGGCCGCTGAAACTGCCGCCCGCAAGGCCATGGAGTGCGGAATGCGCTCTGTTGGCATTCTTGTGAAGGGACCTGGCTCTGGACGCGAGTCCGCAATGCGTGCAATCAATGCTGTAGGTTTGCGTGTCGCTTTCATCCGCGACGTGACTCCCATTCCGCATAACGGCTGCCGTCCGCCCAAACGTCGTAGAGTATAGGGGGAATTTACCTTGGCTAGATATACAGGCCCTAAGTGCAGAATATGCCGTAGAGAAGGCGGAAAGCTTTTTCTCAAAGGCGATAGATGTTATACTGATAAGTGTGCTTTCGAACGTCGCGCCTACGCGCCCGGCGATCATGGAAAGGCTCGCAAAAAACCCAGTGATTACGCCTTGCAGCTTCGCGAGAAGCAGAAAGTAAGGAAGATGTACGGTATCCTTGAAGGTCAGTTCCGCAGATATTTCGAGGAAGCAGAGCGTCGCAAGGGAATCACCGGTACGAATTTGCTGATGTTGCTTGAAACGCGTATCGACAACGTTGCTTACAAGCTCGGATTCGCCAATTCGCGCAGCCAGGCTCGCCAGATGGTTCGCCATGGTCTGTTCACGCTCAATGGACGTCGCGTTAATGTGCCTTCGATTCAGATGAAGTCCGGTGATGTTCTCGAGGTGCGGGATCGTACCAAGAAGAACCTTGTCATCACCGAAGCTTTGGAAGTTGTCGCGCGTCGCGGCGTACCTGCATGGC is a window of Desulfomicrobium macestii DNA encoding:
- the secY gene encoding preprotein translocase subunit SecY produces the protein MSELKSKFLWTFLLLAVFRVGVHLPIPGVDGNALADFFANAQNTLFGLFDMFSGGGLMNLSIFALGIMPYISASIILQLLTVVSPELKRLSKEEGAAGKKKITQYTRYGTVLISVIQGLGISIGVETMTSPTGASIVYMPGWGFRFITVLTLTAGTVFIMWLGEKITEKGIGNGISLIICAGIISGLPSGIGKSYRLFTAGDVSLFTVLLVVVVMAGVLVGITFMERAQRRIPIHYAKRMVGRKMYGGQTSHLPLRINTAGVIPPIFASSILMFPATIANFSNVEILNKMSDYFRPDSIIYNICFVAFIVFFCFFYTAIVFDPKEISENLKKQGAFVPGIRPGFKTNEYIDKVLTRLTLWGALYISLVCVLPMVLMKQFNVPFYYGGTSLLIVVGVAMDTMSQVQSHLISGRYDGLLAKAKIKGRQG
- the rpsE gene encoding 30S ribosomal protein S5, yielding MQQNEFELIEKIVYLNRVAKVVKGGRRFSFSALVVVGDGKGTVGFGLGKANQVPDAIKKATDRARKDMQKVELLDGTIPYEVLGNFGAGHVMLKPASAGTGIIAGGPVRAVMEAAGVHDILTKAIGTNNPHNVLRATFAGLRSLRSAELVGRMRGKTLTIKRK
- the rpmD gene encoding 50S ribosomal protein L30 — protein: MIKIKLTKSLITQSPVQKRTVKALGFTKLNQVRTLPDNECVRGMINKVKHLVEVIQ
- the rplR gene encoding 50S ribosomal protein L18 yields the protein MKLSRDEARKKRKMRIRKKINGTPDRPRLVVFRSSKHIYAQIIDDLAGATLASASTLSLEGDNIRLTVENAKLVGKKVAEEAIKKSITSVVFDRNGFVYHGRIKAVADGAREGGLNF
- the map gene encoding type I methionyl aminopeptidase; its protein translation is MKKHRGIFLKNTQEIAVMREANRIAANVLDEVGCLVAPGVTTWELEEKAIELCAAFDVIPAFKGYLGFPYALCCSVNEEIVHGFPSKRELLEGDIVSIDFGVKFQGFYGDTARTFPVGSISEGAAHLLEVTLDSLKLGIEQAVPGNDLYDVSRAVQERVEAQGFSVIKRFVGHGIGRMLHEKPEVPNFVPKNSSRLPLKPGMVIAIEPMVAIGTDQVEILSDGWTAVTKDRSLSAHFEHSVAITKDGPFILSQM
- the rpsM gene encoding 30S ribosomal protein S13; protein product: MARLVGVDLPRNKRLDIALTYIYGIGRATALKILDATGIDWTKNSDDLTSDDINTLRKELETSHKVEGDLRREIVANIKRLMDIGCYRGLRHRRGLPCRGQRTHTNARTRKGPRRAIVGKKKK
- the rplO gene encoding 50S ribosomal protein L15 codes for the protein MNLHELYPYPEERAKVKRLGRGTASGQGGTSGKGHKGQNARTGGGVRAGFEGGQMPLYRRLPKRGFKNPFRVSYQTLNLSTVYSAFADKAEVLIEDLYLSGLVDRDQPIKILGDGEAVKALKITAHKFSKQAVEKITAAGGEAISIEG
- the rpsK gene encoding 30S ribosomal protein S11, whose protein sequence is MARPQRVIKKKEKRNIPTGIAHVNSTFNNTIITFTDPTGNVISWASSGASGFKGSRKNTPFAAQKAAETAARKAMECGMRSVGILVKGPGSGRESAMRAINAVGLRVAFIRDVTPIPHNGCRPPKRRRV
- the rpmJ gene encoding 50S ribosomal protein L36, with the translated sequence MKVRPSVRKICPKCKVIKRKGVLRVICDNTRHKQRQG
- the rpsD gene encoding 30S ribosomal protein S4, translating into MARYTGPKCRICRREGGKLFLKGDRCYTDKCAFERRAYAPGDHGKARKKPSDYALQLREKQKVRKMYGILEGQFRRYFEEAERRKGITGTNLLMLLETRIDNVAYKLGFANSRSQARQMVRHGLFTLNGRRVNVPSIQMKSGDVLEVRDRTKKNLVITEALEVVARRGVPAWLEIDAPAYKGSVKALPTREDITFPMTEQLIVELYSK